One window from the genome of Vicugna pacos chromosome 21, VicPac4, whole genome shotgun sequence encodes:
- the SLAMF6 gene encoding SLAM family member 6 isoform X1: MARMLTAVRAPAPVSTADSMIWLFQSLPLVFCLGPGNTVSQTSSSPLIVNRALGESVTFPLNFSAKENVTSITWLHNGMSITFIQLNEEQSPLKYVTDPQRKNRLSVTDSHSLQLSNLTMADAGSYKAQITTVTSSVLSTYDLRIFRRLRNLQVVTHIERPSNVTCEIHLTCSVENPNDVIFRWQISGKTLLREANLTVSWDPKNGSEETYTCIAENPVSSSSFSVPLQSLCKDVINEESEHMDIRWIIIVLSLICIVVIVIFVWLLVRKGRLTGFFHLSTRQTQSPAETRRNLEYASFSSGNTVYAQVTPANRGTEIRTPLKNSDSPTIYSKVHQHKEEAHLLHVNHPSPCHKSC, encoded by the exons ATGGCAAGGATGTTGACTGCTGTGAGGGCTCCAGCTCCAGTCTCCACTGCTGACAGCATGATCTGGCTGTTCCAGTCTCTCCCGCTTGTCTTCTGCCTTGGCCCAG GGAACACAGTTTCACAAACCAGCTCAAGCCCATTGATTGTAAACCGGGCTCTGGGGGAGTCGGTCACTTTTCCCCTGAATTTTTCTGCAAAAGAGAATGTAACATCCATCACCTGGCTTCACAATGGAATGTCTATCACCTTCATACAGTTAAATGAAGAACAAAGTCCACTAAAATACGTGACTGATCCACAACGGAAAAATCGATTGAGTGTCACTGATTCCCACTCCTTGCAGCTCAGCAATCTGACAATGGCAGACGCAGGATCTTACAAGGCCCAGATAACCACAGTGACCTCTTCAGTGTTGTCCACTTATGATCTGAGGATCTTCA GACGACTGAGGAACTTACAAGTTGTCACTCACATTGAAAGGCCTAGCAATGTGACCTGTGAGATCCACCTGACTTGCTCTGTGGAGAATCCAAATGACGTCATATTCAGGTGGCAGATCTCAGGAAAAACACTTCTGAGGGAAGCAAACCTCACTGTCTCCTGGGACCCCAAAAATGGCAGTGAAGAGACCTACACTTGCATAGCTGAGAATCCTGTCAGCAGTTCATCCTTCTCTGTCCCTTTGCAGAGTCTCTGCAAAG atgttaTTAATGAAGAAAGTGAACACATGGATATCAGATGGATTATAATTGTGCTTTCTTTGATATGTATAGTCGTCATAGTCATCTTTGTGTGGCTGCTTGTTCGGAAGGGAAGATTAACAG gtttCTTCCATTTGTCTACTCGGCAAACACAGAGTCCTG CAGAGACCAGGAGGAACTTAGAGTATGCTTCTTTCTCTTCAGGGAACACTGTGTATGCCCAGGTCACCCCTGCAAACAGG GGAACAGAAATCCGAACACCTTTGAAAAACAGTGATTCCCCCACAATTTACTCTAAAGTTCATCAACACAAAGAG GAAGCCCATTTACTCCATGTAAACCACCCTTCACCATGTCATAAAAGTTGCTGA
- the SLAMF6 gene encoding SLAM family member 6 isoform X2 has translation MARMLTAVRAPAPVSTADSMIWLFQSLPLVFCLGPGNTVSQTSSSPLIVNRALGESVTFPLNFSAKENVTSITWLHNGMSITFIQLNEEQSPLKYVTDPQRKNRLSVTDSHSLQLSNLTMADAGSYKAQITTVTSSVLSTYDLRIFRRLRNLQVVTHIERPSNVTCEIHLTCSVENPNDVIFRWQISGKTLLREANLTVSWDPKNGSEETYTCIAENPVSSSSFSVPLQSLCKDVINEESEHMDIRWIIIVLSLICIVVIVIFVWLLVRKGRLTGFFHLSTRQTQSPGNTVYAQVTPANRGTEIRTPLKNSDSPTIYSKVHQHKEEAHLLHVNHPSPCHKSC, from the exons ATGGCAAGGATGTTGACTGCTGTGAGGGCTCCAGCTCCAGTCTCCACTGCTGACAGCATGATCTGGCTGTTCCAGTCTCTCCCGCTTGTCTTCTGCCTTGGCCCAG GGAACACAGTTTCACAAACCAGCTCAAGCCCATTGATTGTAAACCGGGCTCTGGGGGAGTCGGTCACTTTTCCCCTGAATTTTTCTGCAAAAGAGAATGTAACATCCATCACCTGGCTTCACAATGGAATGTCTATCACCTTCATACAGTTAAATGAAGAACAAAGTCCACTAAAATACGTGACTGATCCACAACGGAAAAATCGATTGAGTGTCACTGATTCCCACTCCTTGCAGCTCAGCAATCTGACAATGGCAGACGCAGGATCTTACAAGGCCCAGATAACCACAGTGACCTCTTCAGTGTTGTCCACTTATGATCTGAGGATCTTCA GACGACTGAGGAACTTACAAGTTGTCACTCACATTGAAAGGCCTAGCAATGTGACCTGTGAGATCCACCTGACTTGCTCTGTGGAGAATCCAAATGACGTCATATTCAGGTGGCAGATCTCAGGAAAAACACTTCTGAGGGAAGCAAACCTCACTGTCTCCTGGGACCCCAAAAATGGCAGTGAAGAGACCTACACTTGCATAGCTGAGAATCCTGTCAGCAGTTCATCCTTCTCTGTCCCTTTGCAGAGTCTCTGCAAAG atgttaTTAATGAAGAAAGTGAACACATGGATATCAGATGGATTATAATTGTGCTTTCTTTGATATGTATAGTCGTCATAGTCATCTTTGTGTGGCTGCTTGTTCGGAAGGGAAGATTAACAG gtttCTTCCATTTGTCTACTCGGCAAACACAGAGTCCTG GGAACACTGTGTATGCCCAGGTCACCCCTGCAAACAGG GGAACAGAAATCCGAACACCTTTGAAAAACAGTGATTCCCCCACAATTTACTCTAAAGTTCATCAACACAAAGAG GAAGCCCATTTACTCCATGTAAACCACCCTTCACCATGTCATAAAAGTTGCTGA